In one Nitrospira sp. genomic region, the following are encoded:
- a CDS encoding S9 family peptidase encodes MPAIYGLVTVLVLICSILPVYADSGSAPPPTAAFASLPRIESIQLSPSGRHLAVLRNHAGQTFLDTQTVTGQDVHRVVSTDNRDYIITWFRWVNDERLLVSVRFAATRDAIDTIETRLVAVNRDGTEQVPNLFKQSSFSSLFGNKHFPQFQDRLVGTIPGDPRHVLLALDLEHPNAPDVYKVDVYTGDRQLVQANPSSQPDSKAIAQWIADRTGTVRAGVGQFQTSVQAIVRLPESSLWRELADYDLVKETGLVPLAFDADPAWLYVRDQHRGKAAIFKLNVTDLTADRVLVVADPKFDLNGELVYAPGRKKVVGVRYSEADERVLFWDFDAQRLQARIDRAIPGTVNVIHSSSDDGRLHVVKSSGAAHPPRWSIFDEHDGRMVLLGTSYPDLESAALATPATTYVTARDGKELQVFVTLPKDRDPRHLPMIVFPHGGPAARMPGAFNYWTQWFVSRGWAVLEPRFRGTAGYGDAFLRAGFQRWGLEMQNDLTDAVQYAIRSGIASANRICIVGAGYGGYAALMGAVQQPDLYRCAASLGGVTDLPALVSDSRWYVNQQALVDMRIGSWWNDRERLRDTSPIVHAREIRTPLLLMHGLMDRMVPVSQGRAMAEALQAAGKTTYTYVELPIADQALHREADRLQVFQELETFLATHLN; translated from the coding sequence GTGCCGGCCATCTACGGACTTGTCACTGTTCTTGTTCTCATCTGCAGCATACTACCGGTCTACGCCGATTCCGGCTCCGCCCCGCCGCCCACCGCAGCGTTTGCGTCGCTGCCCCGCATCGAATCCATTCAGCTGTCCCCTTCCGGTCGGCATCTGGCGGTGCTCCGGAACCATGCAGGACAGACCTTCCTCGATACTCAAACCGTCACGGGACAGGACGTGCATCGTGTCGTCTCGACGGATAATCGCGACTACATCATCACCTGGTTCCGTTGGGTGAATGACGAGCGACTGCTGGTCAGTGTCCGGTTCGCGGCGACGCGGGATGCGATCGACACGATCGAAACGCGACTGGTCGCGGTGAATCGGGACGGGACGGAGCAGGTGCCCAATCTGTTCAAACAGTCCTCGTTTTCTTCTCTTTTCGGGAACAAGCACTTCCCTCAATTTCAGGATCGGCTGGTCGGCACCATTCCCGGCGATCCCAGACATGTCCTGCTCGCACTCGATCTGGAACATCCCAATGCGCCCGATGTCTACAAGGTCGACGTGTATACCGGCGATCGACAGTTGGTCCAGGCGAATCCCAGTTCACAGCCGGACTCCAAGGCGATTGCGCAGTGGATCGCCGATCGGACAGGAACGGTGCGGGCGGGGGTCGGACAATTTCAGACATCAGTGCAGGCGATTGTCAGGCTACCGGAGTCCAGTCTTTGGCGTGAACTGGCCGACTATGATCTGGTCAAGGAGACCGGGCTCGTGCCCTTGGCGTTCGACGCCGATCCCGCCTGGTTGTATGTGAGGGACCAACATCGGGGCAAGGCGGCAATTTTTAAGCTCAACGTGACGGACCTGACTGCGGATCGTGTGCTCGTGGTGGCTGACCCGAAGTTTGACCTGAACGGCGAATTGGTCTACGCGCCGGGACGCAAGAAGGTGGTCGGCGTTCGTTACAGTGAGGCGGATGAGCGGGTGTTGTTCTGGGACTTCGACGCGCAACGTCTGCAGGCACGTATCGATCGCGCGATTCCCGGCACCGTCAATGTCATCCACAGCAGCAGCGACGACGGGCGGCTGCATGTCGTGAAGTCAAGCGGCGCGGCGCATCCTCCCCGCTGGTCGATCTTTGACGAGCACGACGGACGCATGGTCCTGCTCGGCACGTCGTATCCCGATCTGGAGTCGGCTGCGCTGGCGACGCCCGCTACGACGTATGTGACGGCGCGGGACGGCAAAGAGCTACAGGTCTTTGTGACCCTGCCCAAGGATCGGGATCCACGCCACCTTCCGATGATTGTATTCCCCCATGGAGGTCCTGCCGCCCGAATGCCCGGTGCATTCAACTATTGGACGCAGTGGTTCGTCAGTCGAGGCTGGGCGGTGCTGGAACCGCGGTTTCGCGGAACCGCGGGATATGGCGACGCATTTCTTCGCGCCGGGTTTCAGCGCTGGGGGCTGGAGATGCAGAACGATCTGACCGATGCAGTGCAGTATGCCATTCGCTCCGGCATCGCCAGTGCGAACCGGATTTGCATCGTCGGTGCGGGCTATGGTGGGTACGCCGCCTTGATGGGTGCCGTGCAGCAGCCGGACTTATATCGTTGCGCGGCCAGCTTGGGTGGCGTGACAGACTTGCCGGCACTGGTCTCAGACAGCCGCTGGTATGTGAATCAGCAGGCGCTGGTGGACATGCGGATCGGGTCCTGGTGGAACGATCGGGAACGCCTGCGCGACACCTCTCCCATTGTTCATGCGCGAGAGATCCGCACGCCGCTGCTGCTGATGCACGGGTTGATGGATCGAATGGTCCCTGTCTCCCAGGGGCGTGCCATGGCCGAGGCATTGCAGGCAGCCGGCAAGACGACGTACACCTATGTGGAGTTGCCGATAGCAGACCAGGCCTTGCATCGAGAGGCCGATCGCCTTCAGGTGTTTCAGGAATTGGAGACGTTTCTCGCCACCCATCTCAATTAG
- a CDS encoding TonB-dependent receptor produces the protein MERNSWRGSVAGCLAALVMMGAPPGALLAAEESQEHEAPVVAVEPVEISGKRIENVEDVKREFARRPGSNILIEEKQITESRAINLQDVLQFAPGVRFQSRFGADEGQFQIRGTSLRNNYHHRGINILINGIFFGDADGFSDFESIDLLAYERIEIYKGANALRYGANSIGGAINLVPRTGYSASTLQLRMLGGSFGMVSGQVSSGKVLQPFKVGEMNATMDYYISVSGNRQDGFQDNSQQARERINANIGLQLGNHQEIRAYFLQANVAERIPGSLTNQQLFFNRQQTGGQSPAGAPPFFACVSSNQACNWGRYYTLQRIGIAYHNEFAPNQYFEIIPYFSNQFVDHPIFQTIRQENNNVGGEFRYVNSNPLFGKNNSFVAGFQPRYGNQRQQRFVNINGNIGAMTQNYTAKTTYFGMYAEDAFDATKDFTIVVGGRWDYSGRQATVDNFGPAGNPFNPNTPSTPSGTQKPLQHFDAISPKVGFVYRTTPTSQLYFNASRAYEAPLNVELLSSVNANGSANTGFLNLDAQRAWQLELGHRGTSADKRYSWDLTVYNLEMQKEILASNINNQGTFQNANGTRHTGVEAGGAMVLTKGLFAQGGAGKEDSVQARVAYTWSRFKFTDDVRGGGISGPNVLIAKDGMTVAGAPEHSMSMELRYDHPAGWWIAPNFEWSLSGFYTDYLNTIKNPSYFVVNLRSGYNIGEHWTLFAEGRNLTDKTYAGAVVVNDSLNRFANPALGISAFGGVEYKF, from the coding sequence ATGGAACGGAATAGTTGGAGAGGGTCTGTGGCGGGCTGTCTGGCAGCCTTGGTCATGATGGGGGCGCCGCCTGGTGCGTTGTTGGCGGCTGAGGAATCGCAAGAGCACGAAGCCCCGGTCGTGGCGGTGGAGCCGGTGGAAATCAGCGGCAAACGTATCGAGAATGTCGAGGACGTGAAACGGGAATTTGCGCGCCGGCCGGGCAGCAACATTCTGATCGAGGAGAAGCAGATTACCGAGTCGCGGGCCATCAATTTGCAGGATGTGCTGCAGTTTGCACCGGGCGTCCGATTCCAATCACGGTTCGGTGCCGACGAAGGCCAATTCCAGATCCGCGGTACGTCGTTGCGCAATAATTATCATCACCGGGGCATCAATATTCTGATCAACGGCATTTTCTTCGGCGACGCCGACGGGTTTTCCGATTTTGAATCGATAGACCTGCTCGCCTATGAACGCATCGAAATCTACAAGGGGGCGAACGCGCTGCGGTATGGCGCGAATAGTATCGGCGGCGCCATCAACCTTGTGCCGCGCACCGGCTACAGCGCCTCCACCTTGCAGCTGCGCATGCTGGGCGGCAGCTTCGGCATGGTCAGCGGCCAAGTCTCCAGCGGCAAGGTGCTGCAGCCCTTCAAGGTCGGCGAGATGAACGCCACGATGGATTACTACATCAGCGTGTCCGGCAACCGGCAGGATGGATTTCAGGATAACAGTCAGCAGGCCCGGGAACGCATCAACGCGAACATCGGCTTGCAACTCGGCAACCATCAGGAGATCCGCGCCTACTTTCTCCAAGCCAATGTGGCCGAGCGGATCCCCGGGTCACTCACCAATCAGCAACTGTTCTTCAACCGGCAGCAAACCGGCGGGCAGAGCCCTGCCGGGGCGCCACCATTCTTTGCCTGCGTGTCGAGCAACCAAGCCTGTAACTGGGGGCGATACTACACCCTGCAGCGGATCGGCATCGCGTACCACAATGAGTTCGCGCCGAATCAATATTTCGAGATCATTCCCTACTTCTCGAATCAATTCGTCGATCATCCGATCTTCCAGACGATCCGACAGGAGAACAACAACGTCGGCGGCGAGTTCCGGTACGTGAATTCGAACCCGCTGTTCGGCAAGAACAACTCCTTCGTCGCCGGGTTCCAGCCTCGGTATGGGAATCAGCGGCAGCAGCGGTTCGTGAACATCAACGGCAACATCGGCGCGATGACCCAGAACTACACAGCCAAGACGACCTATTTCGGCATGTACGCAGAAGATGCCTTTGACGCCACCAAGGATTTCACGATCGTGGTCGGGGGCAGATGGGATTACAGCGGCCGTCAGGCGACGGTCGACAATTTCGGCCCCGCCGGAAATCCCTTCAACCCCAATACGCCTTCCACGCCGAGCGGCACGCAGAAGCCGTTGCAACACTTCGATGCCATCAGTCCGAAGGTCGGCTTTGTGTACCGCACCACGCCCACCTCGCAATTGTATTTTAATGCGAGCCGAGCCTATGAGGCGCCGCTCAATGTGGAACTGCTCTCCTCGGTCAACGCGAACGGCTCCGCGAATACAGGTTTTCTCAACCTGGACGCGCAACGGGCCTGGCAATTGGAATTAGGGCACCGAGGGACTTCGGCGGACAAGCGCTATTCGTGGGACCTGACGGTTTATAACCTGGAAATGCAAAAGGAAATTCTCGCCTCCAACATCAATAATCAAGGGACGTTCCAAAATGCCAACGGGACGCGGCATACCGGCGTGGAAGCCGGCGGCGCCATGGTCCTGACAAAAGGCCTCTTCGCGCAAGGCGGCGCAGGCAAGGAGGACAGTGTGCAGGCGCGGGTGGCCTATACCTGGTCGCGGTTCAAGTTCACGGACGATGTTCGCGGCGGCGGCATCAGCGGGCCGAATGTGCTCATTGCCAAGGACGGCATGACGGTCGCCGGCGCACCGGAACACAGCATGAGCATGGAGCTGCGCTACGATCACCCGGCCGGCTGGTGGATCGCGCCGAATTTCGAATGGTCGCTGTCGGGGTTCTATACGGATTATCTCAATACGATCAAGAATCCCTCCTACTTCGTAGTCAACCTACGGTCTGGCTACAACATCGGCGAACATTGGACGTTGTTTGCCGAGGGCCGCAACCTCACGGACAAGACTTATGCCGGTGCGGTGGTGGTGAACGATTCGCTCAATCGTTTCGCCAACCCGGCGTTGGGCATCAGTGCCTTCGGGGGCGTGGAGTATAAGTTCTAG